Proteins encoded within one genomic window of Hevea brasiliensis isolate MT/VB/25A 57/8 chromosome 8, ASM3005281v1, whole genome shotgun sequence:
- the LOC110643063 gene encoding photosynthetic NDH subunit of lumenal location 1, chloroplastic-like, whose translation MGTDIHPHIGGRQSSPYRGRQSSPYFDIRGHDSTFKDRVLQLQNVRVRFIPTDKKDIHDLGPMEQVISDLVKHVYAAPNQRPTIIDVEERSVDGKNYYTFKYELTSPNYSSTSFATIAIGNDWANCTWMPFCTGRYYTLIVEANERRWKRVRNKLKLVADSFKMLDI comes from the exons ATGGGGACTGACATTCATCCCCATATAGGGGGACGACAGTCATCCCCATATAGGGGACGACAGTCATCCCCAT ATTTTGATATTAGGGGGCATGATTCCACATTTAAGGACCGAGTCCTGCAATTACAGAATGTTAGAGTGAGATTCATACCAACTGATAAAAAAGATATTCATGATTTGGGACCAATGGAACAG GTTATATCTGATTTAGTGAAACATGTGTATGCTGCACCAAATCAAAGGCCAACTATAATAGACGTGGAGG AGCGATCTGTAGACGGGAAAAACTATTACACCTTCAAATATGAGCTGACATCTCCAAACTACTCGAGCACTTCCTTTGCAACCATAGCAATAGGCAATG ACTGGGCTAACTGTACTTGGATGCCATTCTGTACAGGGAGATATTATACCCTGATTGTGGAGGCAAATGAAAGACGGTGGAAAAGAGTTCGCAACAAGCTTAAATTGGTAGCAGACTCTTTCAAGATGCTTGATATCTAA
- the LOC131182357 gene encoding uncharacterized protein LOC131182357 codes for MDEEIGEVPYASEVWMATHGFLDEQGQTQWYDPESSRIYEEMQRIEKQPTNDNETGPAPDDVLKEVFGVRSGNVHSKGLGYKASIRRMACGSKNEELNELRDEVARLNAHLKEQEQRNNEIAQLNA; via the exons ATGGATGAGGAGATTGGTGAAGTACCATATGCTTCTGAAGTCTGGATGGCTACACATGGGTTCTTGGATGAGCAAGGCCAAACACAATGGTATGATCCAGAATCATCAAGGATATAT GAAGAGATGCAAAGGATTGAGAAACAACCAACAAATGATAATGAGACTGGTCCTGCTCCAGATGATGTCTTAAAAGAGGTGTTTGGTGTTAGATCTGGTAATGTCCATAGTAAAGGATTAGGATACAAAGCAAGCATTAGACGAATGGCATGTGGTTCTAAAAATGAGGAATTAAATGAATTAAGAGATGAGGTAGCAAGGTTGAATGCTCATTTGAAGGAACAAGAACAACGCAATAATGAGATAGCACAACTAAATGCTTGA
- the LOC110643062 gene encoding ABC transporter B family member 20 isoform X1, which yields MMISRGLFGWSPPHIQPLTPVSEVSEPPESPSPYMDTSGEAAAAAAAAAQAEEEEEMEEPEELEPPPAAVPFTQLLACADRLDWGIMIVGSIAAAAHGTALVVFLHYFAKIVEVMRIGPDGPARPEERFERLKDLSLTIVYIAVGVFAAGWIEVSCWILTGERQTAVIRSNYVHVLLNQDMSFFDTYGNNGDIVSQVLSDVLLIQSALSEKVGNYIHNMATFIGGLVIGFINCWQIALITLATGPFIVAAGGISNIFLHRLAESIQDAYAEAASVAEQAVSYIRTLYAFTNETLAKYSYATSLQATLRYGILISLVQGLGLGFTYGLAICSCALQLWVGRFLVTHKQAHGGEIITALFAVILSGLGLNQAATNFYSFDQGRIAAYRLYEMISRSSSTVNQDGNTLVLVQGNIEFRNVYFSYLSRPDIPILSGFYLTVPAKKAVALVGRNGSGKSSIIPLMERFYDPNLGEVLLDGENIKNLKLEWLRSLIGLVTQEPALLSLSIKDNIAYGRDATLDQIEEAAKIAHAHTFISSLERGYETQVGRAGLALTEEQKIKLSIARAVLLNPTILLLDEVTGGLDFEAERTVQEALDLLMLGRSTIIIARRLSLIRNADYIAVMEEGQLVEMGTHDELLNLDGLYAELLKCEEAAKLPRRMPARNYRETAAFQIETDSSASHSFQEPSSPKMMKSPSLQRVPGVVRPMDGTFNSQESPKSLSPPPEKMMENGCRLDAADKEPSIRRQDSFEMRLPELPKIDVQSANRQTSNGSDPESPVSPLLTSDPKNERSHSQTFSRPHSHSDDIPTTCKDAKDTKHREAPSFWRLAELSFAEWLYAVLGSIGAAIFGSLNPLLAYVIALIVTAYYRPEHPHLRQDVNKWCLIIACMGVVTVVANFLQHFYFGIMGEKMTERIRRMMFSAMLRNEVGWFDKEENSADTLSMRLANDATFVRAAFSNRLSIFIQDSAAVVVAIIIGMLLQWRLALVALATLPILMVSAIAQKLWLAGFSRGIQEMHRKASLVLEDAVRNIYTVVAFCAGNKVMELYRLQLKKIFRESFLHGMAIGFAFGFSQFLLFACNALLLWYTAYSVKNHYMDLPTAIKEYMVFSFATFALVEPFGLAPYILKRRKSLISVFEIIDRVPKIDPDDNSALKPPNVYGSIELKNIDFCYPTRPEVLVLSNFSLKVNGGQTVAVVGVSGSGKSTIISLIERFYDPVAGQVLLDGRDLKLYNLRWLRSHLGVVQQEPIIFSTTIKENIIYARHNASEAEMKEAARIANAHHFISSLPHGYDTHVGMRGVDLTPGQKQRIAIARVVLKNAPILLLDEASSSIESESSRVVQEALDTLIMGNKTTILIAHRAAMMRHVDNIVVLNGGRIVEEGTHDSLMVKNGLYVRLMQPHFGKGLRQHRLV from the exons CTATCTTTAACCATTGTTTATATAGCTGTGGGTGTTTTTGCAGCTGGTTGGATTG AGGTATCGTGCTGGATTTTGACTGGGGAGCGTCAGACAGCTGTTATTAGGTCCAACTATGTTCACGTATTACTTAATCAGGACATGAGCTTTTTCGACACCTATGGGAACAATGGGGACATTGTAAGCCAAGTATTGAGTGATGTGTTGCTCATTCAGTCTGCTCTTAGTGAAAAG GTCGGAAACTATATTCATAACATGGCAACATTTATTGGTGGTCTTGTTATTGGATTTATCAACTGCTGGCAGATTGCCCTTATAACATTAGCCACTGGTCCATTCATTGTTGCTGCTGGAGGCATATCAAATATATTTCTTCACAGGCTTGCCGAGAGTATTCAAGATGCATATGCAGAAGCTGCTAGCGTTGCTGAACAG GCAGTCTCATATATTAGGACCTTGTATGCATTTACAAATGAAACATTGGCCAAGTATTCTTATGCAACCTCATTGCAAGCAACTCTGAGATATGGTATTTTGATTAGTCTTGTGCAAGGACTTGGACTTGGGTTTACATATGGGCTTGCAATATGTTCTTGTGCCTTACAACTATGGGTAGGAAGGTTCCTGGTTACGCATAAGCAAGCTCATGGTGGTGAAATAATAACAGCATTGTTTGCTGTAATTTTGAGCGGCCT TGGGCTAAATCAAGCAGCGACAAACTTCTATTCATTTGACCAAGGACGAATTGCTGCTTATAGACTTTATGAGATGATAAGCAGATCTTCCTCCacagttaatcaagatggaaacACCCTAGTGTTGGTGCAAGGAAATATCGAGTTTCGGAATGTATATTTTAGCTATCTATCTCGTCCTGATATCCCCATCTTGAGTGGATTTTACCTCACTGTTCCTGCTAAAAAGGCTGTGGCACTTGTTGGCAGAAATGGCTCTGGGAAAAGCAGTATTATCCCCCTCATGGAGCGGTTTTATGATCCTAACTTAG GAGAAGTTCTTTTAGATGGAGAGAATATTAAAAACCTGAAGTTGGAATGGCTCAGAAGCCTAATAGGACTAGTCACCCAGGAACCTGCCTTGCTGAGTTTGAGCATAAAAGATAATATTGCATATGGACGAGATGCTACTTTGGATCAGATTGAAGAAGCAGCCAAAATAGCACATGCGCATACATTTATCAGCTCACTTGAGAGGGGCTATGAGACACAG GTGGGTAGAGCTGGTTTAGCATTGACAGAGGAACAGAAAATTAAACTTTCTATTGCTAGAGCGGTGCTGTTGAATCCAACAATTCTTCTGCTTGATGAGGTTACTGGTGGACTTGATTTTGAAGCTGAGAGAACAGTTCAGGAGGCTCTAGATCTCCTCATGTTGGGACGGTCAACCATAATAATTGCTCGACGACTTAGTCTTATTAGGAATGCTGATTACATAGCTGTAATGGAGGAAGGTCAGCTTGTTGAAATGGGTACACATGATGAACTATTAAACCTGGATGGTCTATATGCTGAGCTTCTCAAATGTGAAGAAGCTGCAAAACTTCCAAGGAG GATGCCAGCTAGAAATTATAGGGAGACTGCTGCTTTCCAAATTGAAACGGATTCTTCTGCCAGTCACAGCTTCCAAGAACCATCGTCTCCTAAAATGATGAAATCACCATCTCTTCAGAGAGTTCCAGGTGTAGTTCGGCCTATGGATGGCACCTTTAACTCGCAAGAATCACCAAAATCTCTGAGTCCACCACCAGAGAAAATGATGGAAAATGGTTGTCGCTTGGATGCAGCTGATAAAGAACCATCAATAAGGAGACAGGATAGTTTTGAAATGCGACTACCAGAGTTACCCAAGATTGATGTCCAGTCTGCAAATCGGCAAACATCAAATGGGTCAGATCCTGAATCACCTGTATCGCCCCTTTTGACTTCTGATCCTAAAAATGAACGTTCCCACTCACAGACTTTTAGTCGGCCTCATAGTCACTCGGATGATATTCCAACTACATGTAAGGATGCAAAGGATACAAAGCATCGGGAAGCACCATCTTTTTGGAGGCTGGCAGAACTTAGCTTTGCAGAGTGGCTTTATGCTGTTTTAGGAAGCATTGGAGCTGCTATCTTTGGTTCTCTTAATCCACTTCTTGCTTATGTTATTGCGCTGATAGTGACCGCTTATTATAGGCCTGAACATCCTCACTTGCGGCAGGATGTAAACAAGTGGTGCTTGATCATTGCCTGCATGGGTGTGGTGACAGTTGTTGCAAATTTTTTGCAGCACTTCTATTTTGGTATTATGGGTGAAAAAATGACTGAACGAATCCGGAGAATGATGTTTTCAG CAATGCTGCGCAATGAAGTTGGTTGGTTTGATAAAGAGGAGAATAGTGCCGACACATTGTCCATGCGGTTGGCTAATGATGCTACATTTGTGCGAGCAGCATTTAGCAACCGGCTTTCAATATTTATACAGGACAGTGCTGCTGTTGTTGTTGCTATAATCATTGGAATGCTGCTTCAATGGCGATTAGCTCTCGTGGCATTGGCAACCTTGCCAATTCTCATGGTTTCTGCAATTGCACAG AAATTGTGGCTTGCTGGATTTTCAAGGGGCATCCAGGAGATGCACAGGAAGGCATCATTGGTCCTTGAGGATGCTGTTAGAAACATTTACACTGTTGTAGCATTCTGTGCTGGTAACAAAGTAATGGAGCTCTACAGATTGCAACTGAAGAAAATATTCAGAGAGAGTTTTTTACACGGAATGGCTATTGGTTTTGCATTTGGCTTTTCACAGTTTCTTCTATTTGCCTGTAATGCACTTCTTCTCTGGTACACTGCTTATTCTGTAAAGAATCATTATATGGATCTGCCTACAGCCATCAAGGAGTACATGGTTTTCTCATTTGCAACATTTGCACTAGTTGAGCCTTTTGGATTGGCTCCATACATTCTTAAACGGCGGAAATCTCTCATTTCAGTATTTGAAATTATAGATCGAGTGCCCAAAATTGATCCAGATGATAACTCAGCACTGAAACCACCTAATGTCTATGGGAGCATCGAGTTGAAAAATATCGATTTCTGTTATCCTACTCGCCCAGAAGTGTTGGTATTGAGCAATTTCAGTCTCAAAGTTAATGGTGGTCAAACTGTAGCTGTGGTAGGAGTTTCAGGTTCTGGAAAGAGCACTATAATCTCTTTAATTGAGAGATTTTATGATCCAGTTGCTGGTCAGGTTCTGCTTGATGGGCGAGATTTGAAACTTTATAATTTGAGATGGTTAAGAAGCCACCTTGGTGTGGTTCAGCAGGAACCAATTATCTTCTCAACAACCATAAAAGAAAACATTATATATGCTAGACACAACGCTAGCGAAGCTGAGATGAAAGAGGCTGCAAGAATAGCAAATGCTCACCATTTCATCAGCAGCCTGCCTCATGGTTATGACACACATGTGGGAATGAGGGGTGTAGACCTGACACCAGGACAGAAGCAGAGAATTGCAATTGCTCGAGTGGTGCTGAAGAATGCACCCATCTTGTTATTGGATGAAGCTAGCTCCTCCATTGAATCTGAATCTAGTAGAGTGGTGCAAGAGGCACTAGATACACTGATTATGGGAAACAAAACAACCATTCTGATAGCACATAGGGCTGCAATGATGAGGCATGTTGACAATATCGTGGTTCTAAATGGAGGACGAATAGTTGAGGAAGGGACCCATGATTCTTTGATGGTGAAGAACGGCTTGTATGTCAGGCTGATGCAACCCCACTTTGGAAAGGGTTTACGACAGCATCGACTTGTTTAG
- the LOC110643062 gene encoding ABC transporter B family member 20 isoform X2 produces the protein MSFFDTYGNNGDIVSQVLSDVLLIQSALSEKVGNYIHNMATFIGGLVIGFINCWQIALITLATGPFIVAAGGISNIFLHRLAESIQDAYAEAASVAEQAVSYIRTLYAFTNETLAKYSYATSLQATLRYGILISLVQGLGLGFTYGLAICSCALQLWVGRFLVTHKQAHGGEIITALFAVILSGLGLNQAATNFYSFDQGRIAAYRLYEMISRSSSTVNQDGNTLVLVQGNIEFRNVYFSYLSRPDIPILSGFYLTVPAKKAVALVGRNGSGKSSIIPLMERFYDPNLGEVLLDGENIKNLKLEWLRSLIGLVTQEPALLSLSIKDNIAYGRDATLDQIEEAAKIAHAHTFISSLERGYETQVGRAGLALTEEQKIKLSIARAVLLNPTILLLDEVTGGLDFEAERTVQEALDLLMLGRSTIIIARRLSLIRNADYIAVMEEGQLVEMGTHDELLNLDGLYAELLKCEEAAKLPRRMPARNYRETAAFQIETDSSASHSFQEPSSPKMMKSPSLQRVPGVVRPMDGTFNSQESPKSLSPPPEKMMENGCRLDAADKEPSIRRQDSFEMRLPELPKIDVQSANRQTSNGSDPESPVSPLLTSDPKNERSHSQTFSRPHSHSDDIPTTCKDAKDTKHREAPSFWRLAELSFAEWLYAVLGSIGAAIFGSLNPLLAYVIALIVTAYYRPEHPHLRQDVNKWCLIIACMGVVTVVANFLQHFYFGIMGEKMTERIRRMMFSAMLRNEVGWFDKEENSADTLSMRLANDATFVRAAFSNRLSIFIQDSAAVVVAIIIGMLLQWRLALVALATLPILMVSAIAQKLWLAGFSRGIQEMHRKASLVLEDAVRNIYTVVAFCAGNKVMELYRLQLKKIFRESFLHGMAIGFAFGFSQFLLFACNALLLWYTAYSVKNHYMDLPTAIKEYMVFSFATFALVEPFGLAPYILKRRKSLISVFEIIDRVPKIDPDDNSALKPPNVYGSIELKNIDFCYPTRPEVLVLSNFSLKVNGGQTVAVVGVSGSGKSTIISLIERFYDPVAGQVLLDGRDLKLYNLRWLRSHLGVVQQEPIIFSTTIKENIIYARHNASEAEMKEAARIANAHHFISSLPHGYDTHVGMRGVDLTPGQKQRIAIARVVLKNAPILLLDEASSSIESESSRVVQEALDTLIMGNKTTILIAHRAAMMRHVDNIVVLNGGRIVEEGTHDSLMVKNGLYVRLMQPHFGKGLRQHRLV, from the exons ATGAGCTTTTTCGACACCTATGGGAACAATGGGGACATTGTAAGCCAAGTATTGAGTGATGTGTTGCTCATTCAGTCTGCTCTTAGTGAAAAG GTCGGAAACTATATTCATAACATGGCAACATTTATTGGTGGTCTTGTTATTGGATTTATCAACTGCTGGCAGATTGCCCTTATAACATTAGCCACTGGTCCATTCATTGTTGCTGCTGGAGGCATATCAAATATATTTCTTCACAGGCTTGCCGAGAGTATTCAAGATGCATATGCAGAAGCTGCTAGCGTTGCTGAACAG GCAGTCTCATATATTAGGACCTTGTATGCATTTACAAATGAAACATTGGCCAAGTATTCTTATGCAACCTCATTGCAAGCAACTCTGAGATATGGTATTTTGATTAGTCTTGTGCAAGGACTTGGACTTGGGTTTACATATGGGCTTGCAATATGTTCTTGTGCCTTACAACTATGGGTAGGAAGGTTCCTGGTTACGCATAAGCAAGCTCATGGTGGTGAAATAATAACAGCATTGTTTGCTGTAATTTTGAGCGGCCT TGGGCTAAATCAAGCAGCGACAAACTTCTATTCATTTGACCAAGGACGAATTGCTGCTTATAGACTTTATGAGATGATAAGCAGATCTTCCTCCacagttaatcaagatggaaacACCCTAGTGTTGGTGCAAGGAAATATCGAGTTTCGGAATGTATATTTTAGCTATCTATCTCGTCCTGATATCCCCATCTTGAGTGGATTTTACCTCACTGTTCCTGCTAAAAAGGCTGTGGCACTTGTTGGCAGAAATGGCTCTGGGAAAAGCAGTATTATCCCCCTCATGGAGCGGTTTTATGATCCTAACTTAG GAGAAGTTCTTTTAGATGGAGAGAATATTAAAAACCTGAAGTTGGAATGGCTCAGAAGCCTAATAGGACTAGTCACCCAGGAACCTGCCTTGCTGAGTTTGAGCATAAAAGATAATATTGCATATGGACGAGATGCTACTTTGGATCAGATTGAAGAAGCAGCCAAAATAGCACATGCGCATACATTTATCAGCTCACTTGAGAGGGGCTATGAGACACAG GTGGGTAGAGCTGGTTTAGCATTGACAGAGGAACAGAAAATTAAACTTTCTATTGCTAGAGCGGTGCTGTTGAATCCAACAATTCTTCTGCTTGATGAGGTTACTGGTGGACTTGATTTTGAAGCTGAGAGAACAGTTCAGGAGGCTCTAGATCTCCTCATGTTGGGACGGTCAACCATAATAATTGCTCGACGACTTAGTCTTATTAGGAATGCTGATTACATAGCTGTAATGGAGGAAGGTCAGCTTGTTGAAATGGGTACACATGATGAACTATTAAACCTGGATGGTCTATATGCTGAGCTTCTCAAATGTGAAGAAGCTGCAAAACTTCCAAGGAG GATGCCAGCTAGAAATTATAGGGAGACTGCTGCTTTCCAAATTGAAACGGATTCTTCTGCCAGTCACAGCTTCCAAGAACCATCGTCTCCTAAAATGATGAAATCACCATCTCTTCAGAGAGTTCCAGGTGTAGTTCGGCCTATGGATGGCACCTTTAACTCGCAAGAATCACCAAAATCTCTGAGTCCACCACCAGAGAAAATGATGGAAAATGGTTGTCGCTTGGATGCAGCTGATAAAGAACCATCAATAAGGAGACAGGATAGTTTTGAAATGCGACTACCAGAGTTACCCAAGATTGATGTCCAGTCTGCAAATCGGCAAACATCAAATGGGTCAGATCCTGAATCACCTGTATCGCCCCTTTTGACTTCTGATCCTAAAAATGAACGTTCCCACTCACAGACTTTTAGTCGGCCTCATAGTCACTCGGATGATATTCCAACTACATGTAAGGATGCAAAGGATACAAAGCATCGGGAAGCACCATCTTTTTGGAGGCTGGCAGAACTTAGCTTTGCAGAGTGGCTTTATGCTGTTTTAGGAAGCATTGGAGCTGCTATCTTTGGTTCTCTTAATCCACTTCTTGCTTATGTTATTGCGCTGATAGTGACCGCTTATTATAGGCCTGAACATCCTCACTTGCGGCAGGATGTAAACAAGTGGTGCTTGATCATTGCCTGCATGGGTGTGGTGACAGTTGTTGCAAATTTTTTGCAGCACTTCTATTTTGGTATTATGGGTGAAAAAATGACTGAACGAATCCGGAGAATGATGTTTTCAG CAATGCTGCGCAATGAAGTTGGTTGGTTTGATAAAGAGGAGAATAGTGCCGACACATTGTCCATGCGGTTGGCTAATGATGCTACATTTGTGCGAGCAGCATTTAGCAACCGGCTTTCAATATTTATACAGGACAGTGCTGCTGTTGTTGTTGCTATAATCATTGGAATGCTGCTTCAATGGCGATTAGCTCTCGTGGCATTGGCAACCTTGCCAATTCTCATGGTTTCTGCAATTGCACAG AAATTGTGGCTTGCTGGATTTTCAAGGGGCATCCAGGAGATGCACAGGAAGGCATCATTGGTCCTTGAGGATGCTGTTAGAAACATTTACACTGTTGTAGCATTCTGTGCTGGTAACAAAGTAATGGAGCTCTACAGATTGCAACTGAAGAAAATATTCAGAGAGAGTTTTTTACACGGAATGGCTATTGGTTTTGCATTTGGCTTTTCACAGTTTCTTCTATTTGCCTGTAATGCACTTCTTCTCTGGTACACTGCTTATTCTGTAAAGAATCATTATATGGATCTGCCTACAGCCATCAAGGAGTACATGGTTTTCTCATTTGCAACATTTGCACTAGTTGAGCCTTTTGGATTGGCTCCATACATTCTTAAACGGCGGAAATCTCTCATTTCAGTATTTGAAATTATAGATCGAGTGCCCAAAATTGATCCAGATGATAACTCAGCACTGAAACCACCTAATGTCTATGGGAGCATCGAGTTGAAAAATATCGATTTCTGTTATCCTACTCGCCCAGAAGTGTTGGTATTGAGCAATTTCAGTCTCAAAGTTAATGGTGGTCAAACTGTAGCTGTGGTAGGAGTTTCAGGTTCTGGAAAGAGCACTATAATCTCTTTAATTGAGAGATTTTATGATCCAGTTGCTGGTCAGGTTCTGCTTGATGGGCGAGATTTGAAACTTTATAATTTGAGATGGTTAAGAAGCCACCTTGGTGTGGTTCAGCAGGAACCAATTATCTTCTCAACAACCATAAAAGAAAACATTATATATGCTAGACACAACGCTAGCGAAGCTGAGATGAAAGAGGCTGCAAGAATAGCAAATGCTCACCATTTCATCAGCAGCCTGCCTCATGGTTATGACACACATGTGGGAATGAGGGGTGTAGACCTGACACCAGGACAGAAGCAGAGAATTGCAATTGCTCGAGTGGTGCTGAAGAATGCACCCATCTTGTTATTGGATGAAGCTAGCTCCTCCATTGAATCTGAATCTAGTAGAGTGGTGCAAGAGGCACTAGATACACTGATTATGGGAAACAAAACAACCATTCTGATAGCACATAGGGCTGCAATGATGAGGCATGTTGACAATATCGTGGTTCTAAATGGAGGACGAATAGTTGAGGAAGGGACCCATGATTCTTTGATGGTGAAGAACGGCTTGTATGTCAGGCTGATGCAACCCCACTTTGGAAAGGGTTTACGACAGCATCGACTTGTTTAG